A single Phragmites australis chromosome 4, lpPhrAust1.1, whole genome shotgun sequence DNA region contains:
- the LOC133915499 gene encoding syntaxin-111-like — translation MNDLMTKSFMSYVDLKKAAMKDLEAGGDGIELPEAAGGVTDERLRDFFQEAEAVKAEMAAIRDALDRLHAANEEGKSLQQPDALRAHRGRVNADIVAVLRRARDIRARLESMDRANAAQRRLSAGCREGTPLDRTRTAVTAGLRKKLKDLMLDFQALRQRMMSEYKETVERRYYTLTGEVPKEEVIERIISDGRGEELLGAAVAEHGKGAVLTAVHEIQDRHDAAREVERSLLELHQVFLDMAVMVETQGEKLDDIESHVANASHYVQGGNKELGKAREYQRSSRKWLCIGIIILLLLVLLVIVPIATSLRKS, via the coding sequence ATGAACGACCTCatgaccaagtccttcatgagCTACGTCGACCTGAAGAAGGCGGCGATGAAGGACCTGGAGGCTGGGGGCGACGGGATCGAGCTCCCGGAGGCGGCGGGCGGCGTCACGGACGAGCGCCTGCGGGACTTCTTCCAGGAGGCGGAGGCCGTGAAGGCGGAGATGGCGGCCATCCGCGACGCGCTCGACCGCCTCCACGCCGCCAACGAGGAGGGGAAGTCGCTACAACAGCCCGACGCCCTGCGCGCGCACCGCGGCCGCGTCAACGCCGACATCGTCGCCGTGCTCCGCCGCGCCCGCGACATCCGCGCCAGGCTCGAGTCCATGGACCGCGCCAACGCCGCGCAGCGGAGGCTCTCCGCGGGGTGCCGTGAGGGCACGCCGCTGGACCGCACGCGCACCGCCGTCACCGCGGGACTCCGGAAGAAGCTCAAGGACCTCATGCTCGACTTCCAGGCTCTGCGGCAGCGGATGATGTCCGAGTACAAGGAGACCGTGGAGCGCCGCTACTACACGCTCACGGGGGAGGTCCCCAAggaggaggtgatcgagcgcaTCATCTCCGATGGGCGCGGCGAGGAGCTCCTGGGCGCGGCCGTCGCGGAGCACGGCAAGGGCGCCGTGCTCACCGCGGTGCACGAGATCCAGGACCGCCACGACGCCGCGCGCGAGGTGGAGCGCAGCCTCCTCGAGCTCCACCAGGTGTTCCTCGACATGGCCGTCATGGTGGAGACGCAGGGGGAGAAGCTCGACGACATCGAGAGCCACGTCGCCAACGCCTCCCACTACGTGCAGGGCGGCAACAAGGAGCTGGGCAAGGCCAGGGAGTACCAGCGCAGCAGCCGCAAGTGGCTCTGCATCGGCATCATCATCCTGCTGCTCCTCGTCCTGCTCGTCATCGTGCCCATCGCTACCAGCCTAAGGAAGTCTTGA
- the LOC133915504 gene encoding uncharacterized protein LOC133915504 has protein sequence MASASLASSSFLPSLPATNPNKPVSLRFRARRLPVAASAAPSGGAAAARERRRFLERYGLNPDDFEDEVEEDSREERRDRRRRRSGRGEDAAEVSVAPKKAAERRETHKMLQVLSGKVRRRKLLSPKGRDVRPMMEVVRGAAFDILQSAGGSPASLRPGRWLDLYSGTGSVGIEAMSRGCSEVHFVEMDPWVISEVLKPNLECTGFLDVSHIHMLRVENFLSNAEKSKGKYPSFDYISVTPPYLEVNYSTLIDQLARSPLVGKDCFILVEYPLKTDMAESCGSLIKIADRRFGRTNLLIYGPTWSEKKRRS, from the exons ATGGCTTCCGCCAgtctcgcctcctcctccttcctcccgtCTCTCCCCGCCACCAACCCTAATAAGCCTGTATCCCTCCGCTTCCGCGCCCGCCGTCTCCCGGTGGCCGCATCCGCGGCCCCGtcgggcggcgcggcggccgcgaggGAGCGCCGGCGCTTCCTGGAGCGGTACGGGCTCAACCCCGACGACTTCGAGGACGAAGTGGAGGAGGATTCCAGG GAAGAGAGGAGGGacaggcggaggcggcggtcggGGAGAGGGGAGGATGCGGCAGAGGTATCCGTTGCTCCGAAGAAGGCGGCAGAGCGCCGGGAGACGCATAAGATGCTTCAG GTACTAAGTGGAAAAGTTCGCAGAAGAAAATTACTTTCACCAAAAGGGAGGGATGTTCGTCCAATGATGGAAGTTGTTCGAGGAGCAGCCTTTGATATTTTACAA TCAGCTGGTGGTTCTCCTGCTTCACTCAGACCAGGTCGGTGGTTAGATCTGTATAGTGGTACTGGATCAGTTGGAATTGAAGCTATGAGCCGAGGATGTTCAGAG GTGCACTTTGTTGAGATGGATCCGTGGGTTATTTCTGAGGTCCTTAAACCAAATCTGGAGTGTACTGGATTTCTTGATGTTTCACACATACATATGCTCCGTGTCGAAAACTTCTTGTCCAATGCTGAAAAATCTAAAG GTAAATATCCTTCTTTTGATTATATTAGTGTAACACCGCCGTATCTTGAGGTCAACTATAGTACACTAATCGACCAACTCGCAAGGTCACCATTGGTTGGAAAAGACTGCTTCATT CTAGTTGAGTACCCACTGAAAACAGATATGGCTGAATCCTGTGGAAGCCTTATAAAG ATAGCCGAcaggaggtttggtaggaccaATTTGCTAATATATGGGCCAACATGGTCAGAGAAAAAGCGAAGGTCATGA